TGGTCGGCACGACGCTGCCGTCGGTGAGATACGGACCCGCCGTGGTGGTGGGACGGAAGTCCATGAACTGCTCGCCCGCCGCGGACAGGTTGCTGACGTGCACCGCGCTACCCAGCGGCACCCGGTATTTCGCGTCCAGCTCGATCCGCACCGCGAGCCCGGTCCCGGTCGCGGTGATGGCGCGTACCTTGCCGATACGCATCCCGCGCAGATCGACCTGTGAGGTCGGCATCAGACCGCCGGACGAATCCATCAGCACGGTCACGGTATTCGTGCTGCGTCGCGGATCGATGTCGAGCACGCCGACGGCCATGTAGGCCGCGCACACCACGGTCATCACCAGCAGCAGCACCAGGGAGACGGGACCGGAGAGTTTCATCGCACCATGCCGATCGATCGCAGTACCTGGATCATCTGATCCGAGCGGTGCGCGGCATCGGCCGCGACCGCATCCGCCGTCACCCGCTGCACCCGGATATTGGGCGGCGCGCTGAAGAACGGGATCAACTTCTCGCGCAACAGGCGGTTCATCGTGTCGACGTTCATCGGGACCGTGGTGTCCGCGCTGCCGATGGTGCGCGCGGCCGGGGCCAGAATGCTGATGATGTCGTGCAGATCGCCGCGCAGCGGCAGCGCGAGATCGCCGACGTACCTGGCCAGTTCGCCGCCGTCGATGATCAACTGGACCAGGCCGAACAGCACGTCGGACAGGCCCGCGGCCCGGCCGGGACCGAGCGTCAGGGTTCGGTCGACGTTGTCCTTGTTCGCCTCCAGCGTCGTGGTGACACTGGCCGCGGCGGCGAGGATCCGATCCAGCTCGGCGGAATGCGTGGCGAGGTCGTGCAACGCGTTGCGACCGCCCGCCAGGATGCGGGCGAGGTCGGCCTCGTCGGTGGGGAACGCGGCGTTGACGCTGACGATCAGGTCCTGCATTTCGCCGAATCGTCCGCCGGTGACGATATTCGACATCGCACGCAGGATGTCTTCCACGTTGGCGGCGGGCACAGTCCGTATCCGCGGGATGATGTCACCATCGACCAGGAACGGTGGCCCGGCATTCGGCGGCGCGGCCAGCGCGATGTGGATATCGCCGAGGATGGTGCTCTGCCGCAGCTCGGCCGTGGCCGTCTTGGGCAGTCGCACATCGGATTTCAAGTCGACGGTGGCCACGGCGGTGTCGCCGATCAGCTCGATCCGATCGAGCATGCCGACCTCGACGCCCTCCGAGATGACCTTCGCACGGTCGGGCAGGTTGAGCACCGAACCGAATTCGATCCGGATGGCGAAGGTGTCCCCGGCCAGATAGGTGCCGGGGATCGGCACATCGGTCGCGCGGACGCCACAGCCGGTGAGCAGCAGCGCGAGCGCGGCGAGCAGCAGGCGTTTCACGGCGCACCCACAGTTCCGAGAATGACCTGGAGCAGCCCGACCTGGCTGCCGTCGGCCGATTCATAGTGCGGCGGGCGGTAATTCACCCGGGGCGCACCGGTCGCCGGGTCGACGATCGAGGCCAGGCCGGAAACCACGGGCGGCAGTTGCATCAGCAGATCCACGATGCTGCCCGCGAGCACGGCGTAGCGGTGCACCTCGGGCACGATCCGGTCGAGGAACTCGAAGGACTGCTGGTCGTATTTGCCGACGTTGCGGGCGATCACCGGCAGGAACTGCAGCGCCAGATCGACCGCACGCGACAGCTCCGCCGAGAACCCGTCGACCAGCGCGATGCCGTTCTTCAGGTTGTCCATCAGCGCCTGCATGTCGGGCCAGTTGGTGATGAACATGGTGGTGAGCTGGTCCAGGTTGTCGACCAGCCTGCGCAGCACCGCATCCCGGTCGGCCGGGTCCCCGATCACCTGGGACAGCCGCTGCAACAGCGCGTTCCACTGCGGCGCGGTGCCGTCCAGCGCGTTGACCGCGCCGGTGAGCGTTTGATCGAGCAGCCGGTCCGACGGTGCGCCGGGCGTCGGCGCGGACTGTACTCCGACCAGGTCACCGGACAAGGTCGCCAACGCGTCGAGGGCCTCGCTGATCCCGACCGGCGTGCGCGTGCGCTCGAGCGGAAGGCACTGCGCGGTATCGAATTTCGGGCCGCCGGTGTAGGTCTTGGACAGTTCGACGTGCCGGTCGGTCACGATCGAACTGGACATGGTCGCCGCCGTGACGTCGGCGGGCAACTCGATCTTGCCGTCGATCGTCATCGTCACCCGCATGCGGTCACCGCGCGCCTCGATCCCGGATACGGTGCCGATCTCCACGCCGAGCAGCGTGACGCTGTTGCCGTCGTAAAGACCCACCGTGTCGGCGAATTCGGCACACATCGTCTGCTTGGCGGGCCGCACCCGGTCCACCCAGGTCGCGCCGCTCACGCCCACCACGACGGCCACGGTGACCAGCGCCACCACCACGACGACAACCATTCGCGCCCAGCGCTTCATCAGCACGCCCTCCCCTCGAACGGAATGCACAGCGCCGGACCGCGCACCACACTGGCCGATTGGTCGACCGTGATCCCGTCGGCGCCGAGCATCGCCGAGATCTTCGCGATGAAATCCTTGATGCCGGCGATGACCGTGTCGATCCGGCCCGGGTCCTGCACGAGTTTGTTGAACAGCTGCTCGAATTCGGCGACCGACGGTTCGATCGAGTCGCCGTAGGCCATGACCGGACGGTGGATGATCAGGAACAACCGCCGCAGCAGTTCGAAGACCTGCACGACCTCGCCCCGGCGCTGCCCGAGCACGACCGCGACGGTGCCGAGTTCGCGCACGAAGTCGGCGAGCACCGCCCGATCGGTCGCGATCGCGCCGACATATTCGTCGGAAACCCGCAGGGCCGAGTTCAATTGGTCCGAGCGCTGGGCCAGCACGCCCGACAGATCGTTGAAATTGCCCACGATCGAGCGCACCGCGTCGGGCTGTCCGGCCAGCGCCGCGTTCACCTCGGCGATGGTGCCGCGCAGGGTGTTGCCGTCCACCTTGCTCAGCACGGGGGTGGCGACGTCGATGATGTCGGTCAGCTCGAACGGCGTGGTGGTGCGCTCCGGCGGAATGTGCTTGCCGCCCAAGGCGCGCTCACCCTTCGGCTCGAGCGAGAGGTAGTGCCCGCCGATCGGGGTCAGCATCTTCACCGCGACCGCCGAGCCGTCCCCGACGTGCACACCGCTGTCCACCCCGAAGCGCACCTCGACGTGATCGCCCACCAGCGCGACCGAACGGACCTGTCCCACTTTGATGCCCGCGATCCGCACCTCGTCGCCCGAGCGCGCCCCGCCCGAGGTGCGGAAGTCGGCGGTGTAGGACTGCTCGCCGAACGGCACCACGTACAGCACCCCGGCGGCGAGCAGGGCGAGCACGGTGACCAGCACACCGGCGACCCCCCAGCGCAATTGCGTCCAGGACTCGGCCTTTTCGGTGCGCAGCGTCTTCAGCTCGGCCAGCAGCCGAGCCGGTATCGCGAGGAGTTGTCCGGTGCCACCGGTCATTTGCACACCACCAGCTTCTGGTTCCCGAGCACAACGGTGCCGATTCCGGGCAGCCCCAGCTCCCCGTTCGCGCACGAGTACGTCTTCGCCTCGCCGCCCGCGGGGAGTTGCTGGTTCAGGCCGGTGAGCAGCGACGGTACGAGCGAGAGGAGCTCGACCAGCTGATCGGTCTGCGGCAGTAGCCGGCGCAGCAGTCCGTCCAGCGGCAGATAGCTGTCGTCGTAGGCCCCGCGCAGCTCCTCCAGCAGCGGAATCAGCGGCGCCATGGTGCGATTGGCCTGTTCGATGGCGGTGAGGATCATCGAGGTGCGGCTGCCGAACTGGTTGAGCACCCCGTTGAGCTGTTTCACCAGATCGCCGACCGCCGCCGACTTCCCGCTGATCGAACCCGAGATCTCCCCGAGGTTGTGGATGAGCAGCACCACCACCGCCTCGCTGCTCTTGGCGTGCTTGGTCAGCCGGTCCAGGTCGGCCAGCGCGGGGCCGATGCCGCTGCCATCGCCCTGCAGTACCCGCAGCAGATTCATGCCGAACTGGTTGAGCTGCGCGGTATCCAACGTTTCGAACAACGGTTTGAAGCCGTTGAACAGCTTGGAGACGTCGAAGCTGGGAATCGTGCGTTCTACCGGAATGGTGCCCTGCGCCGCCAGTCGCGTGCCGCCGGGTTTCGCGGTCAGCAACTCGATGTAGCGCTGCCCGATCAGATCCTGGTAGCGCACGGCGGCCTCGGTGTTGTCGTAGAGCGGCCGCTGCCGGTCCACGGTGAACCGGACCCGCGCCTGGGTGCCCGCCAGCTCGACCGCGTCCACCTTGCCGACCGCGACACCCGACATCCGCACGACGTCCCCCGCGTACAACCCCGAAACATCGGTGAAGACCGCGTGATACGTGACTTTGTCCTCGGGCACCGGCGTATTGAGCGCGGCCACGATGAACGCCGAGCAGGCCGCGACGATCACGACGAAGACGCCGAGCTTGACGCCCGCGGCGGTGACATTTTTCATCGCGGCACTCCGATGATCGAATCCGCGAGGTACGGCATGTTTTTCACGATGACCTCCAGCTGGAGCCGGACCCGCCCGTCCACCACCGGAAACGCGCTGTCGATCCGCTCCAGCAGTGCGGGCAGGCGGTGGTAGGCGGGGGCGACGGTGCCGATCGACGCGCTGATCGGCACCACCAGATCCAGCACGCCGCCGATGATGGCGGCCAGGTCCGGGTTGTCGCGGCGCAGCAGATCGGCGACCGGCAGCAGCAGCGCCGTATCCAGCGTCGCCAGTGCGTGTTTGGTCCGCTCCCGGTTCTCCTGATGGCCGAAATACTCGCTGTTGTCCAGCACGCCGAGGATCACGTCGACCACCGGCGGGGTGGTCTGCGCGATGCCGGTGCTCACGTCCGCGCCGATGTCCAGGTAATGCCCCAGTGGCGCACGCTGATTCGTGGCGAGCACCCGGGCGGTGGCGAAGAACGACTGCACCGCGGGCCCGAGCGAGGCGGTGTTGTCGAGCAGCAGATCGAACAGGGCGCGCACAGTCTCGGAATCGAGCACCTGGGTCAGCCGCGCGGCCCGCCGGAACACACTCGACACCGTCGCGTTCGTCGCGTTGGCGCCGATGAACAGGGTGGTGTTCTCCGGAAGCTTGCCGCCCTTGCCGGTGTTCACCAATTCGATTGCGCTGGAACCGAAGATGTTCGATGAGGTGAACCGGGCCGACACATCGTCGGTGAGGGCGGCCGCCTGCCCGCGATCCAATTCCAGTTCGATGCGCTGATGGCCGTAGCCGACGGTGTCGACCTTGCGCACGGTCCCGATCGCGAGACCGCGGAACTTCACCTCCGCGCCGGGCGCCAATCCCTCGCCGAGGGTGGCCGCGTCGATGGTGAGCGCGAAGCGGTCCGCGAACTCGCCCTGCGCGTACTGGGTGGTGAACACCGCGACGACCACGAGCACGGCGGCCACCGCCAGCCCGCGCAACCGCAGCATCCAGCGCCCGGCGGCGCGCCCCGAATGATCAACGAAGACCGGCATGTGTCACCCCGAGATCCTGATTCCGACATCGAGACCCCAGAAGACGATCGTCAAGATCATGTCCGCGACCACCACCAGCACCAGGCTGGCGCGGATCGCCCGTCCCGAGGCCCGGCCGACGCCCTCGGGCCCGCCGGTCGCGTAGAACCCTTGGTAGCCGTGGATCAGGATGATCATCACCACGAACACCGTCGCCTTGATCAGCGACGCGAGCACGTCGCCGGGTTGCAGGAAGGCGTCGAAGTAGTGGTAGTAGGTGCCCGAGGATTGACCGTGCAGCACATTCACCACGACCGCGCAGGACAGATAGCTGAGGATCAGCGTCAGCAGGTAGAGCGGGACGATGGTGATCATGCCCGCGATCACCCTGGTGGTCACCACGAACGGAATGGGCCGGATGCCGATGGCCTCCAGCGCGTCGATCTCCTCCGAGATCCGCATCGCCCCGATCTCGGCGGTCATCCGGCAGCCCGCCTGCGCCGCGAAGCCGATGGCGGCGACCATCGGCGCCATCTCCCTGGTGTTCGCATAGGCCGAGACGAAACCGGTGAGCGGGCCCATGCCGACCATGTTCAGCGCCGTGAAACCCTCGACGCCGATCGAGCCGCCGACCGCGACGCCGAGGAAGATCAGCACCGCGACGGTGCCGCCGCCGACGATGAGATTGCCGCTGCCCCAGGTGATGTCGGTCAGGGTGAGCATGGTCTGCCTGCGATAGCTGCGCAGCGTGTGCGGTACCGCGGCGAGCACCTGGGCGACGAAGGTCAGCTGATGCCCGAGCGATTCGAGCAGCGTCATCGGCGGCCGGGTGCCGCGCTCGACGAGCCGCACGGCCCGGCCGAACGGCCGATAGGGGGCGGGAATCTCGGTCATCAACCCACCTTCTGCGGCAGGAACATCGAAACGAGCTGGGTGATCACCAGATTCACGCCGAACGCCGCGATCACCCCGATCACCACCGCGGCGTTCACCGCATTCGCCACGCCCTTGGGACCGTGCGTCGCCTCCAAACCCCGCTGGCACGCGACGATCAGCACGATCACGCCGAAGACGATCGATTTCGCGATGGCCACGCCGAGATCGGCCATGGTCGCGAAGGCCGCGAACGAGGACAGGTAGCTGCCCGGCGTCACCCCTTGAAAACCAACGGCCACAACGTAACCCGTGAACACGCCCATGAAGATGACGAGCAGGCAGAGCAGCGGGGTGAGCACGATCATGGCCGCGAGCCGCGGCGCGACCAGCCGCCGGACCGGGTCGATGCCCATGGTGCGCAGCGCGTCCACCTCTTCGCGGATGGTGCGCGCACCGAGGTCCGACGCGATCGCCGAGCCCGCCGCGCCGCCGAGCAGCAGCGCGGTTACCATCGGCGCGCCCTGCCGGATCACGCCGAGCCCGCCCGCCGCGCCCGCCACCGAGGTGGCGCCGACCTGCTGGGTGAGACTGCCGACCTGGACCGAGACGATCACGCCGAACGGAATCGCCACCAGCACAGCGGGTATCGCGGTGACGCTGACGATGAACCACCCCTGCTGCAGCGTGTCCCGCCACGGATGCCGGAGCTTGAGCACGTCGGTCACCAGGTAGCCGAAGGCCGCGACGGCGAGCTGCAGGGTGCGGCCGAAGGTGCGGAGACTGTTGAGGACGAGATCGAAACCCCAGCGCGCCAACGGCTCCGATACCCGGGCGACTTTGTCGACGACCACCGCAACCTCTATTCCGCCGGCTCCACCCCCGACCACGGATAATTTAGCCGACTGATATGTCACTCTGCGGTGGAATCAAGCCAATCCGTAAAATTGACTGAGACAGTTATACCTGCCCGGACGGTCCCGCACACCGACCAGACGGTCTGTCGGAAAATGTCCGGCGAACGGCCGCTACCGCCGGTTCCGGACCCTGCGCATCAGACAGCCGACCGGAGATGTCCCAGCCGACGCACCGCGCTACACCGCCTAATCTGTGGGCATGGCGGTCATCGTTCTGGTGCCGGACGACCAAGGCGTCACGGCACTCTCCGGCATCGACGGCGTGCGGCCGATGCGATACGAACTCGGCTCCCCCCTGCCCGAGGGCGCGGAGCACGCGGAAGTGCTTGTACCCAAGTTTCTTTCCCGCCCCGACGCGATGAACCTCACCGGCCTGCCGAAACTGCGTCTGGTCCAGTTGCTCACCGCGGGTGCGGAAGGATGGATCGGCACATTGCCCGAAGGGGTCCTGCTGTCCAACGCCCGCGGCGCGCACGGCGGCAGCTCGGCCGAATGGGCGCTGGCCGCCCTGCTGTATCTCTATCGCGACCTCGGCAGCTTCGCGGACGCCAAACGGGCGCGGCAGTGGACCTACCATCAGACCGAAACCCTCGCGGGCAAGCGGGTAATCGTCGTCGGCGCGGGCGATCTCGCCGCCGAACTAGACCGCAGGCTCACCGGATTCGACACGGTGGTGACACTGGTCGGCACCCGGGCCCGCGACGGCGTGCGCGGCATCGAGGAATTGCCCGGCCTGCTCGGCGACCAGGACGTCGTCATCCTCACCGTCCCGGTCACCACGCGCACCCGCGGCATGGTGGACGCGGAGTTCCTCGCCGCCATGGCCGACAACGCCATCCTGGTGAACGTCGCCCGCGGGCCCGTCGTCGACACCGACGCATTGCTCGCGGAACTACGATCGGGTCGCCTGCGCGCCGCCCTCGACGTCACCGATCCCGAGCCGCTGCCGCCCGAGCATCCGCTCTGGGACGTCCCGAACCTCGTACTGACCCCGCATGTCGCGGGCAGCAGCACCGGCAGTTTCGACCGCGCGTGGGCCGTGGTCCGCGCCGAGATCCTGCGCTTCACCGCGGGTACCGAGCCGAAGAACCTGGTCCGCGGCGAGTACTGACCAGCCGCGCCGGAACTCCTTGCCCGCGAGCACTTTTCCCCTGCCCACCGGAATCACGATCAGTCGTTGACGACACCGCCCCGCAGGCGTACGGTCGCTTTTGACAACTTCTCAAAATATGTCAAGGTGACAAAACTATGAGTGTCGACGAACTGGCGCGCGAGCAGGCGATCCTCGACGCGGCCGCGGAGCTGCTGTGCCGGATCGGCTACAACAAGCTGACGATGGGCGATGTCGCCGAGGCCGTCGCGCTGCACCGCGGGCTGGTCTATCTGCAGTTCAAATCGAAAGACGAACTCGTCGAGGCCACCGTGCGCCGCGAACTCGGCCGCTACGCGCGGGCCTGGCGGGCGCATCTGCTGGCCGACCCGCACGCGGGCAGCGTGGCCAGCGTCTATCGGGCCATGGTGCACACGCTCAGCCAGCTGCCCCTGGCCGCCGCGATAGTCGCCCGCGACGCGGACATTCTCGGAAAGTATCCGGCCAAGCCGGGCAACGTCTTCGAGCGACTGACGAACACCGGCACCCGCGATTTCCTGCGCGCCATGCAGGAGGCAGGCACCCTTCGTCCCGAAGTCGACGTCCGCACCACCGCTTACATCCTCGACGCGTTGACCCCGGCCATCCGGCGCACGCTGCCGATCGGGGACGCCGCACCCGCCGATCCCGAGCAACCGTCGGCCGACCAGCTCCTCGGGACGCTGGCCGACCTCCTCGAACGGGCCCTCACCCCGGACGGCGCCGATCTCGCCCGCGGCAAGGCGCTGCTGCTCGACGAACTCGCGCAGGCCCACGCCGAGTTCGACGCCACCCCGAACCGCCAGGAAGGAAACCTTTCATGACCACCTCCGGCAGCGATCCGCTCGTCCTCGAGCTGGACGACGCGCGCGCCACGCTGGCCCACGCCGGCGGCAAAGGCGCCTCGCTGGCCCGCCTGGCCGCGGCG
This genomic stretch from Nocardia brasiliensis ATCC 700358 harbors:
- a CDS encoding MlaD family protein, with product MKNVTAAGVKLGVFVVIVAACSAFIVAALNTPVPEDKVTYHAVFTDVSGLYAGDVVRMSGVAVGKVDAVELAGTQARVRFTVDRQRPLYDNTEAAVRYQDLIGQRYIELLTAKPGGTRLAAQGTIPVERTIPSFDVSKLFNGFKPLFETLDTAQLNQFGMNLLRVLQGDGSGIGPALADLDRLTKHAKSSEAVVVLLIHNLGEISGSISGKSAAVGDLVKQLNGVLNQFGSRTSMILTAIEQANRTMAPLIPLLEELRGAYDDSYLPLDGLLRRLLPQTDQLVELLSLVPSLLTGLNQQLPAGGEAKTYSCANGELGLPGIGTVVLGNQKLVVCK
- a CDS encoding MlaD family protein yields the protein MPVFVDHSGRAAGRWMLRLRGLAVAAVLVVVAVFTTQYAQGEFADRFALTIDAATLGEGLAPGAEVKFRGLAIGTVRKVDTVGYGHQRIELELDRGQAAALTDDVSARFTSSNIFGSSAIELVNTGKGGKLPENTTLFIGANATNATVSSVFRRAARLTQVLDSETVRALFDLLLDNTASLGPAVQSFFATARVLATNQRAPLGHYLDIGADVSTGIAQTTPPVVDVILGVLDNSEYFGHQENRERTKHALATLDTALLLPVADLLRRDNPDLAAIIGGVLDLVVPISASIGTVAPAYHRLPALLERIDSAFPVVDGRVRLQLEVIVKNMPYLADSIIGVPR
- a CDS encoding MCE family protein, producing the protein MKRWARMVVVVVVALVTVAVVVGVSGATWVDRVRPAKQTMCAEFADTVGLYDGNSVTLLGVEIGTVSGIEARGDRMRVTMTIDGKIELPADVTAATMSSSIVTDRHVELSKTYTGGPKFDTAQCLPLERTRTPVGISEALDALATLSGDLVGVQSAPTPGAPSDRLLDQTLTGAVNALDGTAPQWNALLQRLSQVIGDPADRDAVLRRLVDNLDQLTTMFITNWPDMQALMDNLKNGIALVDGFSAELSRAVDLALQFLPVIARNVGKYDQQSFEFLDRIVPEVHRYAVLAGSIVDLLMQLPPVVSGLASIVDPATGAPRVNYRPPHYESADGSQVGLLQVILGTVGAP
- a CDS encoding MlaD family protein → MTGGTGQLLAIPARLLAELKTLRTEKAESWTQLRWGVAGVLVTVLALLAAGVLYVVPFGEQSYTADFRTSGGARSGDEVRIAGIKVGQVRSVALVGDHVEVRFGVDSGVHVGDGSAVAVKMLTPIGGHYLSLEPKGERALGGKHIPPERTTTPFELTDIIDVATPVLSKVDGNTLRGTIAEVNAALAGQPDAVRSIVGNFNDLSGVLAQRSDQLNSALRVSDEYVGAIATDRAVLADFVRELGTVAVVLGQRRGEVVQVFELLRRLFLIIHRPVMAYGDSIEPSVAEFEQLFNKLVQDPGRIDTVIAGIKDFIAKISAMLGADGITVDQSASVVRGPALCIPFEGRAC
- a CDS encoding MlaE family ABC transporter permease, whose protein sequence is MVVDKVARVSEPLARWGFDLVLNSLRTFGRTLQLAVAAFGYLVTDVLKLRHPWRDTLQQGWFIVSVTAIPAVLVAIPFGVIVSVQVGSLTQQVGATSVAGAAGGLGVIRQGAPMVTALLLGGAAGSAIASDLGARTIREEVDALRTMGIDPVRRLVAPRLAAMIVLTPLLCLLVIFMGVFTGYVVAVGFQGVTPGSYLSSFAAFATMADLGVAIAKSIVFGVIVLIVACQRGLEATHGPKGVANAVNAAVVIGVIAAFGVNLVITQLVSMFLPQKVG
- a CDS encoding MlaD family protein; this translates as MKRLLLAALALLLTGCGVRATDVPIPGTYLAGDTFAIRIEFGSVLNLPDRAKVISEGVEVGMLDRIELIGDTAVATVDLKSDVRLPKTATAELRQSTILGDIHIALAAPPNAGPPFLVDGDIIPRIRTVPAANVEDILRAMSNIVTGGRFGEMQDLIVSVNAAFPTDEADLARILAGGRNALHDLATHSAELDRILAAAASVTTTLEANKDNVDRTLTLGPGRAAGLSDVLFGLVQLIIDGGELARYVGDLALPLRGDLHDIISILAPAARTIGSADTTVPMNVDTMNRLLREKLIPFFSAPPNIRVQRVTADAVAADAAHRSDQMIQVLRSIGMVR
- a CDS encoding 2-hydroxyacid dehydrogenase — encoded protein: MAVIVLVPDDQGVTALSGIDGVRPMRYELGSPLPEGAEHAEVLVPKFLSRPDAMNLTGLPKLRLVQLLTAGAEGWIGTLPEGVLLSNARGAHGGSSAEWALAALLYLYRDLGSFADAKRARQWTYHQTETLAGKRVIVVGAGDLAAELDRRLTGFDTVVTLVGTRARDGVRGIEELPGLLGDQDVVILTVPVTTRTRGMVDAEFLAAMADNAILVNVARGPVVDTDALLAELRSGRLRAALDVTDPEPLPPEHPLWDVPNLVLTPHVAGSSTGSFDRAWAVVRAEILRFTAGTEPKNLVRGEY
- a CDS encoding MlaE family ABC transporter permease, with the translated sequence MTEIPAPYRPFGRAVRLVERGTRPPMTLLESLGHQLTFVAQVLAAVPHTLRSYRRQTMLTLTDITWGSGNLIVGGGTVAVLIFLGVAVGGSIGVEGFTALNMVGMGPLTGFVSAYANTREMAPMVAAIGFAAQAGCRMTAEIGAMRISEEIDALEAIGIRPIPFVVTTRVIAGMITIVPLYLLTLILSYLSCAVVVNVLHGQSSGTYYHYFDAFLQPGDVLASLIKATVFVVMIILIHGYQGFYATGGPEGVGRASGRAIRASLVLVVVADMILTIVFWGLDVGIRISG
- a CDS encoding TetR/AcrR family transcriptional regulator, with the translated sequence MSVDELAREQAILDAAAELLCRIGYNKLTMGDVAEAVALHRGLVYLQFKSKDELVEATVRRELGRYARAWRAHLLADPHAGSVASVYRAMVHTLSQLPLAAAIVARDADILGKYPAKPGNVFERLTNTGTRDFLRAMQEAGTLRPEVDVRTTAYILDALTPAIRRTLPIGDAAPADPEQPSADQLLGTLADLLERALTPDGADLARGKALLLDELAQAHAEFDATPNRQEGNLS